GAACTGGTCAATCTCTTCTAGCGGACGGAAAGACAGACATTCGAAGTAGTTCCACATCAGATCATCAGAGATAGACATGATTTTACCGAACATCTCGCTTGGTACGTCAGTCACACCAATGTAGTTGTTGGCAGACTTCGACATCTTCTTCACACCATCCAGGCCAACAAGCAATGGCATAGTCAGAACCACCTGTGGCTTCTGGCCATTGGCTTTCTGCAACTCACGGCCCATCAGTAGGTTGAACTTCTGGTCGGTACCACCGAGCTCAACATCTGTCTCCATTGCGACAGAGTCATAGCCCTGAAGCAGCGGGTACATGAATTCGTGAATCGCAATTGGACGACCTTCGTTGTAACGCTTTTTGAAATCGTCACGCTCAAGCATACGGGCAACAGTCTGGTTGGCAGCCAGGCGGATCATGCCTTCTGCGCCCAGCTCTGACAGCCAGCTCGAGTTGAACTCAATCTTGGTCTTGGCAGGGTCGAGGATCTTGAAAACCTGCTCTTTGTAGGTTTCTGCATTACGCAGCACGTCTTCGCGTGTTAGCGGTGGACGGGTAGTATTTTTTCCTGTTGGGTCACCCACCATACCGGTGAAGTCACCGATCAGGAACGTGACGTCATGGCCTAGCTCCTGGAACGTACGCAGTTTGTTCAGGATCACGGTGTGACCCAGGTGAATATCCGGTGCAGTTGGATCGGCACCCAGTTTGATTCGCAGAGGACGGTTCTCTTTCAGCTTGGCAATCAGCTCCTCTTCCGGAATCAGCTCATCCACACCACGCTTAATTTCAGCTAAAGCTTGTTCAATGCTGGCCATTCTTGTTCGCTCCCACAGAATTGGCAAAAAAGTAATAATCCTCAATCTTACTTGAATAGCGATGTTTTTTGAAACCAGTTAGACTAAGGGTTGTCTTATTTTTTATGAAATCGCAAAAAAACACCACATGCAAGTACCGATACTCCGCCGGTTGCCAAGGATGCACCAGACCCTCATCACCGTGATCAGCTCGCTGCTCGTGGTGTTACTATTATGGCCGAGTTCGGAAAACAGCGGGCACCCTGAGCGAAAATTTGAAATTGGTAAGCTCTATCCGCTGAAACTTTCCCTCGATAGTGCGCAATTGCGCCCAATGGCAGCTGACGAAAAACCGGCGATCCCGGTACTCAAGTGGAAAGAGCACGAGGTACAATCCGGCGAGAGCCTCGCGGTAGTCTTCGACAAGGTCGGCTTATCGCCGGCTACACTCTACCGTTTAGTCAATGCTGATGAAGGCACCCAATCTCTCACCAACCTGCGTCCAGGCGACAAGTTACGCTTCGGCTTTGACGAGGACAACCAGCTGATCCAGCTGATCCAGCCGCAAAATGCAACCGACAGCCTGGTGGTCACCCGCACCGCCGACACCTTCTATTCCAACAAAGAAAGCAAGGACGTCGATCTCCAGCTCAATTTTGCCCAAGCCGTGATCACCTCGAGCTTCTGGAATGCCGCCGACAAAGCCGGGCTCACCGCCAACCAGATCATGGAAATTGCGGGGATCTTTGGTTGGGATATCGATTTTGCTTTGGATATCCGCGCCGGTGACAGTTTCTCTGTCCTGTTCGAAGAGCGCTTGGTCGAAGGCGAACCTATCGGCCGTGGCAATATTCTCGCGGCAACCTTCAGCAATTTGGGCCAGACCTTCACCGCGATCCGCAGCGAGGACGGTAAGTACTATGACGAAAAAGGCCAGGCGATGCGCAAAGCCTTCCTGCGCTCGCCAATCAACTTCCGTTACGTCAGCTCGAACTTCAACCCGCGTCGCTTGCACCCGGTGACCGGCCAGGTCCGCCCCCACCGCGGTACCGATTACGTCGCCCCGGTCGGTACACCGATTTGGGCTGCCGGTGACGGTGTGGTCATGCAGTCGAGCTACAACAAGTTCAACGGTAACTATGTGTTCATTCGCCATAGTTCGACTTACATAACCAAGTACCTCCACCTGACCAAGCGCAGCGTCAAAACCGGCCAGCGGGTCAAGCAGGGGCAAACCATTGGTACTCTGGGCGGTACCGGGCGTGTAACCGGCCCGCACCTGCACTATGAGTTCCTGGTCAACGGCGTCCACAAGAACCCGAGAACGGTCAAGCTGCCTCAGGCCCGCTCGCTGAGCGGCAAAGAGAAGGCCCAGTTCCAGCAATATGCGAAGGAGCGGATGGCCCAGCTGAACCACTTCAGCCAGTTTATCGCCGACAACAGCCCACTGCTTGGCGACCGAACCTAACAGACAAACAGAATAAAAAAGCCGCCCCCATTGGAGCGGCTTTTTATTTGCCTGCCAAAAACAACCTCCTTGGGCTGCCGATGGCTCAATTAGACGCTGAACGATGCACCGCAACCACAAGTGGTCGTCGCGTTCGGGTTATCAACGAAGAAGCGAGAACCTTCCAGCCCTTCGGTATAGTCAACCGTACCACCAATCAGGTACTGCAGACTCATCGGGTCAACAACCAGTGTGACTCCGCTCTTTTCAATTGTGGTATCGCCTTCGTTGACTTTCTCGTCAAAGGTAAAGCCGTACTGGAAACCACTGCAACCACCGCCGGTAATGTAAACACGCAGCTTAAGCTCCGGGTTCTCTTCCTCGGCAATAAGCGCTTTCACTTTGTTCGCTGCAACATCGGAAAAATTCAGCGGCAGATTGGCATCGCTCATTAAAAACCTCTCAAATACTATCGGTCATACCGGTGATTATCTAATACCTGACTATCTCGTTCAAGTATTGACCACCGAAGACTGCTCCCGTTGAGCCATTTTTTCCTTTTCTATGGTGCGATGCAAGAGCTGGGAGTAAATTGGC
This Photobacterium gaetbulicola Gung47 DNA region includes the following protein-coding sequences:
- a CDS encoding iron-sulfur cluster insertion protein ErpA (COG0316) — encoded protein: MSDANLPLNFSDVAANKVKALIAEEENPELKLRVYITGGGCSGFQYGFTFDEKVNEGDTTIEKSGVTLVVDPMSLQYLIGGTVDYTEGLEGSRFFVDNPNATTTCGCGASFSV
- a CDS encoding hypothetical protein (COG0739), whose product is MQVPILRRLPRMHQTLITVISSLLVVLLLWPSSENSGHPERKFEIGKLYPLKLSLDSAQLRPMAADEKPAIPVLKWKEHEVQSGESLAVVFDKVGLSPATLYRLVNADEGTQSLTNLRPGDKLRFGFDEDNQLIQLIQPQNATDSLVVTRTADTFYSNKESKDVDLQLNFAQAVITSSFWNAADKAGLTANQIMEIAGIFGWDIDFALDIRAGDSFSVLFEERLVEGEPIGRGNILAATFSNLGQTFTAIRSEDGKYYDEKGQAMRKAFLRSPINFRYVSSNFNPRRLHPVTGQVRPHRGTDYVAPVGTPIWAAGDGVVMQSSYNKFNGNYVFIRHSSTYITKYLHLTKRSVKTGQRVKQGQTIGTLGGTGRVTGPHLHYEFLVNGVHKNPRTVKLPQARSLSGKEKAQFQQYAKERMAQLNHFSQFIADNSPLLGDRT
- a CDS encoding tyrosyl-tRNA synthetase (COG0162), with the protein product MASIEQALAEIKRGVDELIPEEELIAKLKENRPLRIKLGADPTAPDIHLGHTVILNKLRTFQELGHDVTFLIGDFTGMVGDPTGKNTTRPPLTREDVLRNAETYKEQVFKILDPAKTKIEFNSSWLSELGAEGMIRLAANQTVARMLERDDFKKRYNEGRPIAIHEFMYPLLQGYDSVAMETDVELGGTDQKFNLLMGRELQKANGQKPQVVLTMPLLVGLDGVKKMSKSANNYIGVTDVPSEMFGKIMSISDDLMWNYFECLSFRPLEEIDQFKDDIAGGRNPRDVKILLAKEIIARFHSEADADAAEQEFINRFQKGAMPDEMPEFEFEAGIAIGNLLKEAGLVNSTSDAMRMIRQGAAKIDGNKIEDTKLIPAAGTAVYQVGKRKFARVTLK